gccttatgagctgctagaatgttgggcatgcaggcctcctgcctgTTGGAATGCTAGGTTGAGCTTCCCTGCTAAGTACCGTGAATGGCGTTGGTTGCTTAGTTCTTTTCGCCAGGAGAAAAGTGGGCTGCTCCCGAGAGAGAAGGTAAAGAAGATCAAGGCAGATGCATTGGTTCGTTTGAACGCTGTCGTGGAACCTattatgaatgaaggtggaaagaagagattttTCCCGCCTGCTTAATAGATGCTGGTTgagaaaactgaagacttcctcCGCTACTTGTATGGGTCTGGTTATTGCCAAGAATCCTGTGATtaacatgacttcttccaatgggaaggaaaatgaggctgctagatctgagcatgtggcacCTGCCATGTCGAGAATGGCTTGTACGATTGCTGATAGTATTGCTCAGTGTAGAGGTCTTGTTATGCCTTTAGTGCCGAAGTCTGCACTAAGATGTTCGTTGGGAGCAAAGTTCGGTTCTTCTTCGGAAAAGCTTGCTATTAcgaagagcgataaggtggactctactGCTAAAGTGGCACTAAGGCCCATTCCCTCTGTTGCTAAGATTGATTCGTCTGCTGGGAAGAAAAAAACTGCTTGCATGGgtagctgtgagaaatccactaagcctgtttttggggaggctgctgagatttgtgtgcttttgaaaccaaatcttcttgaagacatggacgcttgtgccaagtttgtcaATGGCGTtaggttgtttgcccaagttcctttgcgaagcatacgaccgAGTATAGGAAGATTACTCTACTTGCAATGATACAGAAGATGGCTATTCTGGCAGCCGAGTCTATGCTCCTTGACCAAGAGGATACCAAGGATGCTGATGAGGTGGCAAAGGCTGtggcagctgaagcttattcttctcatattcaagatcttgagcacGCTATTTTTTAGCTTCATTCTGCTGCTTATGCAaatgatgaagagttgattgctgcttataaccaggtgatccacttcaaaagaatcgtcgataggcttgaatCCTAAGtattggaacttcaaggtgtactgacGATCAACAaaagtctgaagaaggaagtggttGAGCTGTAATGTGTTCGTGTTGGTCTGCTCGAGAAGGATGAACAgttgaagggtgagaatgatgggcttgaGTTTTttagaccttctctatttctccggaagacttgcttgcttttacttttgaggcttccattggtgaagtagttggaaaaGTTTGTGCCTAGGCTGGGGCAGCTAGGGGTGAAGCGTTGGATGATGCCACTGCTAAGAGTGTCGTGACTGTTGAAAGTGTTatgaccgagtagtcgtgggatgtccaagccgTTGAagtgtagtcttctaggtagcctttaagattttctttgtttttccttgtagctcttattttgcttgaactcattcggcctttgctagttgtttataaacatgtttcctTCGCttatcttcatcttcacttctttttttcatgccctaacctttagacttttaTAGACTAGTGGCAGGCGTGCTAAgtagacaagctcgcgtagcctatgtagCCAtaagtgttggtgtagaactttgcaaagttgtcagccatagggttggcagccggataccttacttacagaagtagacaagtccgcgtaaccactaggttgttaaccttggctttctccaattctgtaggttgcatagcaagtatcacaacactttaggacttggtgtaggttgttctgcgcttggcagaggtgaagcttatcgactacgtagcatatCAGCAGTGGATAACgcttcgtatatgcacgctaacttgtttaacctttcacaagaatgtgcggttgcatAAGTTTAGCGTggttttactgctcgaagggcaagctgtaggcagtcttccggaaaccGTAGGTTATCTTAGTGCACTAGATAGCAGTTTTAGGGTTCCAAGGCAGCCGTCTATAGAGcgtactgcataatgtgcccctTCCGTCTCTAGGGCTTGGTTCTTCACAGATTAGgctaagagacccaaaatccttcagttagctaagccttgaaaaagaccattgtggctacttctaggaatcccggcgcaagccatcgtgcatctagttatactagggcaacTAGGCTTATCCACGTttggatattcagagtgtaaagtttatcctctcgtCTTGGAGAGttgacccatgtgggtgtcgggaAATTgatttaccctctcacactggagaacatggttggtccctcggagGGTACAATTCCTGAGATAattccctaagaagggcgcagtctttTCTTGAAGTGTAGGAGTGataagttgttgtaagcatgcagtcgAGCCAAATTGTGATtgcttctgaattcctcattgaaaaacgagtgaaacgaacgagaacttagatgtaaggtaggaactgcataacaactggatagtctttggcttgtgaggtggtgcccgttgagTTTCTCtttgggctttgatgtagtgggaggtcacacatggtacatcttcagattgtaggcattccactacttttcgatctttttttttcgtttcatggtggcgagggtgtaattacttttTCCGTCTACTTTACTAATCTTGTACAGACATTCCCAAATGAGattcatctttttggagccttctctgcgggtagtgatgaaggcttttcttaggactagatctccgaGCTGGAACTGCTGGATCttagcccttttgttgtagctggagaggagctgatgttgGTAGGCTGCAATGCGAGTGCTGGTCTGCTCGGGCTTTTCCTCtaccagatctaagcttgtgaCCATCTCTTTACCGTTCTGTTCAATGCTTGGTAGTAGAGCGGTGATACTTGGcttgatgacattgggatgaatgattgcttccgaaccaaatgccaaaaaGAAAGGAGTCtcaccggttgctcgtcttttggtggtgcaatatgcccatagacatatGGGGAGTTTGTCAGGCCATTTTTCCTTATTATtagtgagggatttcttgaggcagtcgaggatcattTTCTTCGACCTGCCCATTGCTTTGAGGGTATCTCGGCatagacatgtgctgcttgatgccatatttttggaagaacttcaccaaatctttgcccatgaATTGTGGGCCGTTGTCGGTGACAATGGATTAAGGGGCCAAATCgataaatgatgttcctccgtatgaagcgctctatgtccgtctgaatcgtggtcgtcatgggctctgcttctacctatttgatgaaatagtcggttgccacgatcatcatgcctttgcccctaGTAATCTGGCTAGTGAGTAGCTgcgaatcagaatgaattgaaagctttttcaccgctaagtcttttgtcattcgaaggcctgctagtggggtttcatactctgcttcgttgttagatgctttgaaacctagaatGATCACCTGCTCGGGCATCGAACCGCCTGGGGTGACAAGGATCACATCTGCTCTtgaacctttgtagttggatgtgccgtcgacatgcaaatgccagaagtctccatcgggtggagtaaGCGCGGCTAGAATATGCTTGTCTACTTCCGGGGCATCATTGGGTCGCTCTGTTGCGTCACGTAGGCTCGGCGTGAAGgcgcagtagggagctgtggagatgaGGCCATGTCACACGCAGCAAGAGATGCACAACTGCTGGTATTGGGCCAttctagagttgaatcattgagcaaaGGTCGGTTAGGGCTGTGTGACGCGCAGCAGGAGGtagtgctcaactgccggtacatgttgctcttatGTAGAATCTTCTGGGGCGACGAGGATAAAACTTGCTTCTGAGTGTTCCTTCCAGTGTTCATCTGCCCTTGGCATGTCTTTTAggccgagttgttgcgttcgtaaaaaaactttacatccgccagggtctacgcctttatcgtcgcgcatCTAGATTCGGCGGAATaatgcgtcatgatgatgattgtgtgcgtttgaaggtaaaacttgagcttcctggttacaacaactattgccaaagttagcttttgaatttctaatagcatcgagaagagctttcgaactgtagaatacaggtagtcgagCCCCCAGCTTTTCTCATATGATAatagagcttattgctgcttAAGATatcgtcaaacatgcgaatgaGTCATCCGTTGCTTTGGGTTTGGATAGTAGGGaagtgatgtcgggtacttcttcaagttctTAAATGTGCATTGGTGAGCCTCGTcttaaagtgcatgcttctttgCCAGAGCGAAGGAGTCTgctagagttagatcttctttcatgatcaattttccgaagaGCAAGTGGTCTGCTAGAAGTCTTTTATGGAAGGCTACTTTAGCTATCGAGttgttgcatccgactatctttgccttctctgttttgaacctcctcacataacCACGAAAcgactcatttgggttcttcttgacgtcgaacaaatggtcggacttctttttgatcgagcgataggatgaatattctttggtgaaaaccaaagagagttcgtagaaattccggatggattgtggcggcatggtgtagaaccaatcttgcacctcaccgttgtagagtggtggcgaatatcttgcacatgaaatcatcgttgtttcgatagaggatcattgcgcttcggtagtgTTTTAATGTCTCTTCGGGTCTTCATCccttttgaaagatgtgaaatgcggcatgctgaactcgcgtggaggctctgcctgctcgatctcatccgtAAAGGgtaacctgcttatgttggtcatgttccgtcgtagtgcctcgtcggtgacctcgttgcgttggaaattacGCAAttgcttggtcaagagtctctctacttcttcctgaattttgcTTTGTTGAGGTAGTGGAGCTCGCGGATGCGGTGCGTGTAGTGCGTTCTTAGCAGGCAAGCGAATTCTTCGTAGGCTGCAGGTTAAACTTGAGTCGTATTGAGTGACTGCTTATCTCCGTCcatcgtgctgcctactccgatgtgaggtggatgatgctccttgcgaGCTTAGCCGTGAATGAACACTTCACTtgaaaggttgctcatgttgactattcAGTGTGACCCCGATCGTGAATATATGCTCatctgtgggcctagtcgagagtgcacgctcctcctcgctctaagacgggagtatacgctatctcgggtgtccaatcgggagtgtacactACCTGAACGCTCGGTTCAtgactggtcgagtggctgcttgccagGATGTTGCTGGAAAGGTTCTTTGTCTGCCTTTGTCCTACTTCGAGACACCTTATCtagggcacgttgcatctcggtgCACTGTAAAAGCTGGTTCACCAAGCtcgtctgttgtgcaagggaaCTCGTCAACTTTATGACTTAtcaagacaagtgttgttcgccacttagattggaagagcttggaaggaatatgcctcattgagcagtggaagggtagtagactccgggcgcgagatttgagttgggaaatgtcaaatctgcgaaaaaatatggtgagaatgcctCCGGCTCGATgataggtccggatggttgagacagtcttgggccgacttagGCTgtttggaaagccacgggagcagaCTAGGTTGcaggagtaggctgggccacgagagcaggctgggtcgcgagagtaggctgctcggcaggagcaggctgggtcacgggagtgggctgcttgtcggaagcaggctggaccacgggagtgggctactCGGCGGGAGTAGGCTGCTCAGTGCGTGATGTATAcaaatgcgaggcttgggctcaggcccgtgcaagctt
This is a stretch of genomic DNA from Malus domestica chromosome 02, GDT2T_hap1. It encodes these proteins:
- the LOC139191881 gene encoding uncharacterized protein — protein: MGRSKKMILDCLKKSLTNNKEKWPDKLPICLWAYCTTKRRATGETPFFLAFGSEAIIHPNVIKPSITALLPSIEQNGKEMVTSLDLVEEKPEQTSTRIAAYQHQLLSSYNKRAKIQQFQLGDLVLRKAFITTRREGSKKMNLIWECLYKISKVDGKSNYTLATMKRKKKIEK